The genomic window TTGTTCAACTGCATTGCATTTATAATATCAGCATACACTTTTACAGATAACGGTTCGCCAGGAATCATAACACGATCTTGTCTAGCAGCTGGAAAATACGGAATAAAAAGATCTATGATTTTAACATCCATTCTACGTAACGCATCTACTGTAACACACAACAAACCTAAATCGTTGAATGAATTTAGTCTATGTGTAATAGTCACTTTTCTATTGGCATCAAAATCTGGAGCAATTTTAATGTGTGGTTCTCCGCCAGAAAATGTAAAACTTTGAAATTTGATTTCTTCCTGATTTTGAAATGGAGCGAATTTTGGATCGAGATTTAGTATCATAGCTTTTTAGTTTGCGTTAATTATACGCAAATGTAGAATTAAATTTTAAATAAACAATTTGTTTTGTGTAAAAATTACGCAAACTTTATTTCGAAGTGAAAGCCTTTATCAATTAACTCATTATATTTCAATTTATTAAACTTAAAAAGCTTTGCCGGACGGCCTGTTTTAATTGGTGAAAATTTTTCTGTTTCTTCTAAAATACCATAGCTCAGTATTTTTTTTCTAAAGTTTCTGCGGTCGATTTCTTTTTCTAAAATCGTGCAGTAAAGGTTTTCAAGATCTGAAAACAAGAATTCTTCTGGAAGTAAATCGAAACCAATTGGTTCGTATGTCAATTTGGCTTTGAGCCTTTCTATTCCTTTTTCTAAGATCAAATTATGGTCGAATGCCAAAGGTGGAATTTCATCTATCTTAAACCACTGTACTCGTTCGGCATCTGTATCAGCTTTAATCTCCAAATTCGAGGCATCAACTAAAGCATAATATGCCACTGAAATAACTCGGTTTCTAGAATCTCTGTAAATATCATCTCCAAAAGTGTACAACTGTTCCATAAAAGTCAATTGTACATTGGTTTCTTCATGCAATTCGCGAATAACAGCATCACTCAAAGATTCATCATTTTGAACTAAACCTCCAGGCAATGCCCAATATTTTTCTGCCGAACCAAATTTCTGTTCAATCAAAAGCGCATATAAACCATTGTTTTTATATCCGAAAACAATTGCATCTACAGCAATTCTAATATTTTGCAATTTTTCCATAATCCTAAATCCTATCAAACAAATATAACGAATGAGAGCCAATTTTATA from Flavobacterium sp. KACC 22763 includes these protein-coding regions:
- a CDS encoding NUDIX hydrolase — protein: MEKLQNIRIAVDAIVFGYKNNGLYALLIEQKFGSAEKYWALPGGLVQNDESLSDAVIRELHEETNVQLTFMEQLYTFGDDIYRDSRNRVISVAYYALVDASNLEIKADTDAERVQWFKIDEIPPLAFDHNLILEKGIERLKAKLTYEPIGFDLLPEEFLFSDLENLYCTILEKEIDRRNFRKKILSYGILEETEKFSPIKTGRPAKLFKFNKLKYNELIDKGFHFEIKFA